The sequence AAACAGGCGGAAGGCACACACCTCCACGGCGTCTTCGGTGCGCATGTCTTGCCACGTCACAAACCCCTCGTGAGGCGATATGTCCAGGTTGTGGGGTCACGTCGCAGAGGCATGTGGTACGGGCGACCAAGGCGGTCGTTCGTCGGCTCGAGTAACCTAGCATTGAATATGTTATGGTGTTGTTGTCGATGTTGGTCTGCTCATCGTTTTTGCCGATCCAGTGCACGCCGTCGTTTTGCGCTGCTGGTGCTAACCACCACCTGATGTTGAGGTGTGGTAGGATTGTTGTTGCTGAGCTATCGCTGGTGGTgccgttggtcgatgatgactTGCTGAGGCCGCCATCCATGCTCGATGGTGGTGGCCGGCTGCCACCACTTGGCACTACGTATATCGATGAAGTTGCTGGGTTTCTTCCAACCTTATGGCACTCGTACCATCGCAGCGTTCCAGTGCCATttgggctcccccccccccttgccaATCTGTCTTCTCCCACCAGATCAGGCTTGTGGAGAGCTCAGTGGCTGCCGGTGGTGGGCGGTGCATGCGCTAGGTGTTGGCCGCCGCTCCTTTGGTAGCATGGCCTCGGCGGTGGATTTGGTGTGTGTCATTTGCGATTCGAATGTGTGGTGGGTGCAGTGTGTGAAGGCACGGGCGAAAGCCTAGTCCGAGTTGTTGCCGGTGCTAATGACAACAGCGTCTACAGACATCGTTCTCCTCCTTGAAGGCATTATCGTGGCACCTCCCACTCTCCCACCTACGGGACTCTCTAGGTGAAAACCCAGTTCAGGCTTCCGGATAGGCGATGACGACGTTTGGATACCGCGTCCTTCTTGGAAGCGTCACCTTTGGAGGTCCACCACCACATTAAGGTGGCTGCTAGTTTAGGTGTTGCCATGGTCAGTTTAGCGATAGTTTTGACCACACCAGAAAGCTCAGAAGTGTAGTTGAGTTCCAATGTGGGAAGTCGGACTTGTTGTGCCACTAGAACAGCAAACCTAGCAACGATGACCTGTGATGGACTCTGTCTTTTTTGAGCTATGTTAagtgatttttcctctaattaaCCGTACAATTATAAAGTTCTCGAGTCCAGTTTCCTTCTTAAACTGAATTAATTCTTTTCTTCTATGATAAAATCAACAGTGCTTGTGCCGTCTgtttgaggaaaaaaaagaattccTGGGCCATGAGGGCCTCCTGTGGCAGGTCCGTCGTGACAACATGTTTGCTCGGCAGTGGATCCCATCCGGTGACGAATTCGTTAAAGCTTGACTTTAAGCCCACACTGAACTCCGCAGACTTCTCTTCATATGGGATGACGAAATCAGTGACATGGAGAGTGCCATTTGTGCCAACTAAGGTGATGTCCATGGTGAGATTGGTAAGGAAAGAGCAGTTGAAGGTGGCAGTTTTGCCATCTGCCCAGTACAATGTGGCACCACAGGCAAGAAGCACTCCAGCTTGGTTCATGACAGGATCACGATGTCCGATCACGGTCTTGGGCAGCTCATAGTCAACAGCCCATAAGATTGCACGGATGCAGTACCACCTAACATCGCCGAGTGCACCCAGGGCATCTAGGTCTGGCTTTACTCTGATGTCATTCTGGAGGAAATCTTCGTTGGCTCGAAAGCTGAACACACCGTTTATCTGCAGTAAAAGAAGAAATAACAATGATCTTTGTTAACCTGTAAAGTTCTGCAGAATAGTGATAGATGGAGGTAGGATGGTGACAACTTGAATAAGAATGGTGATAGATGGAGGTACCAATTGGAGAGATCGGATGTATGGTTattgttttattatttatttttacttctGAAACAGTTTCTCCTACAGTTTACAGTGGATTATTTTGTGGAGGAGCCACTCTGTGGCTTGACTGCCTGAGCGGCCGTCACACTGATACAAATTGAAATTAagtcctttctcttcttctacTAAGTTGCGACATTTGACTCGTTTCAGAAGCCAGACATATGTCAAACCAGTAAGGTTTTCAGTAGTAAGAGTGCTCGCATGGCGCTTCCCAAAGTTCATAGTGTTTTATTTTTTGACGAAGTAGCAACAAGCCCTTGCTAGATACCAGGACAAACTGCAATAAAATACTAGATACACTTCACTAGGGAATCTCTTATCATACATGACAAAATTAAGGCAACACGGCAGTTTGTTGATAAGCAAGCACTATCAGTCTAGACGGCATTGACAATAGGGAAAAAgaatcaatttttttcctttagaaATCCATTTCCTTGTATTTCTTACTGGTAACTGAAGTTAGGCGTTTCCAATTTCCATTGAAATCTAGCACGAAGGTTTCGAGAACTCACAAGTTTCATGTCGCCGATGGCATCCTTGTCGTCGACGAGCTCCCGTATCTTGGCGGTGCGCGGGTGGTGCATCCACACGGTGGAGTCCATGAACTGGACCCCGGCAGCGTCGCAGGCGGCAAGGATGGCGTCGAGGTCCGAGGCGCACAGCGAGGTTGGCTTCTCGCGGAGCACGTGCTTGCccccccgcggcggcggcggtggcccagCGCACGTGGAGGCTGGTGGGGAGCGGGAGGTAGACGGCCTCGACGCCCGTGTAGTCTAGGAACGCTTCGTAGGAGCCGTGGTGGCGGCAGGCCTTGCCCTCGGAACGGCTgccgacggcggcgacggcggcgccgggcgCGAGCAGCATTGCGCGCGCGACCTTGCGCGCGATGTCAGAGCAGCCCAGGATTGCCGAACCGCaccgggcgcggcggcggccggcgggtgGGCTCTCTCGGTGTGGGGTGTGTGGGGTGGTGAGGGCTTTCAGTAGTACAGCCCTCAGGTCGTGAGACGCGATTGCGCTCTACTCTACCGTTGCATTTTGTTGTGTTTGAgccaattaattttttttttttggccaccGCTCGGTTTCGCTTAGTTCATAATTATTGACTCAGACGATCTTATATTGATATGAATGATATtataatcaaagttttaaatttttttgcaagACGTCCGTGAGTGTGTGGTGTGCGAGTGCGtcacttttaaaaaatatatttacattatttttttaaaaaaatgtatgaaaATTACTAATGAAATGTTATTTGTGGCCACTAAAGTATTTCAAGGCACATATTTGAAATTATTAGATAAAGTATTTCAAGTTGACTGAAATGAGGGCAATCTACGTGCAAATTCTATGAAGCTATTTTTCATGAAAAAGCATCATAACACTATTGAATCTAGGAAAAGTAAAGGAGAAAACCTCACTCTTGTTTTTAAGATGgtacttagcaatgcattacCTTATTATGTCTCTTCCAGAGACCCTTGTGTCGTCCCTGTGGCGACTCGGGGGTGACTCTAACTTCACTGCTTAGAAGCCCCCTCTAGGTGGCCTTGTGTGGCCACCATTGACTCGAGGGGTGACTCTAACTTCACCGCCTAGAACTCTAGCTCTCTGTGCTCACCTCCTAGCCTCCTATCATCGTCTATGCTCTCTCCCTTATCGGATCTGTCTTCTCTCTCCCAAATTTGGTCCGCGAGGAGCTCGGTGACATGGTGGTGGCTCGGGTGGCACACGTGGTAGAAGAGGTGGCTGCTTTGGTTGATCTGCCGTTGGGTTTTGCCTGTGGCTGTCGATTGGGGAGCAAGGTCACATACGAAAGTCTTGCTCAGCTTCTTGTCAACACCGACAACAATAACGCTTGAGGCACCACTCCCCTTCTTGGAGGCATTGTCGTGATGCCTCTCTTCCACCTCCAGGTTGGAAACTCTTCAGGTGAAAACTGAGCTTTGGGTGTACAGACAGGCGATAGCGACGCCTGCGGATGTTGTTCCCTCCTTAGAGGCGTCACAATGGAGGTCCCTTCCTGGGTTCAATTGGTTGCAGGCTTGGGCACTGACGTGGATCTTTTGGTGATAGCTTCGACCACATTGAATCTTCAGCTCATTGGGCATTATCTTTTGTTGGGTTGTTTGCCTCATTGGTGTTGCTCTTCGCATAGGGCTAGCCTTGCAGTTGGGAAGTTGGAGCTGCTGCATtggagggaggggggggggtcgaAGCTTGGCAATGATGACACGGTGCACGACATTTCCCCGTGATAGAGTCGGTGGATTGAGGCAGTAGTTGAGGATCACTGTAGGAAGTCGGAGTTGTAGACGTACTTGGCAATGATAACCTATGGTGGTTTCTATTAATTGTAGTGTCCAAGTGGTCGTTGGTGCGTTCTGTGTTGGGTTTTTGTTCCAGTAAAGTTGTAATAGTTTTTGAGTTCGGTCTCCCTTATAAGCTGAATCAACTCTCTTCTTCAAACATAAAATCGATAGAGCATGCTgtcgttttgaaaaaaaaaaaagatagcacTTTCCTAGAACCAGACAGTGGACACTTACCAGCTGATCTCGACTTGAGGTTGTCGGAGGAACCCTACCCATCCTGGATCAAGCCAAGGCTGGCAAAAAGCCACTGTCGACACTAACCATCCCTTTTCATCCTTAGACTCTTCTTCAGAATTCAGACATCACGAATTCCCGACTGTCGCCGTTGTCGGTAAGCCACTTGGTACTTGCAATTATCATCCACAAAACCACCATCAGTGACATCTCAATGGAGCATAGTTACGTTGGTCAGCTTGCAGATGTTGCCCAACTTACCCGGAAATTTTACTTGTTCATGACCAGAACATCACATGACAGCCCTCATGCTTGTACTCTTCATTCACTGCTCGTACTTTAGCTGAATTGGGCAGCTAcattgcaagtttgcaaattGCAACAGCAAGCAGGACTAATGATAGAAAAGGACCTCTAACCTAAACCTCCCTTTTCACCGATTATATTTGGCAACACAACCATCAATGGATTTGTTAGGGTAAATATCCATAGGAAAGATACAGACGACGTTGACTACTAAGGATATGGATTATACTATAGATTAAAAAGATAGAATATTTAAAAAGACTTAAAAGAAAGGGTCCGAAAACTAGATTGATTTCTCTTAATTACAATGGATGATATGCCCTTTTTTATATAGGAGTCGTTCTTAACAATCTAAATTAATAAATCTTATCTTTAAAACTAACTAATAGATTACCACGTGGGCGCTGTAATACAGTATCACGAATACTTgcgtgaacagtaattccagacCATAACAGATCACTCAAAGCTTCCATGTTCCCCGTATACTACACCATTTGTTCGTAATAACATCTTGCTTGATGCATCATAAAGTTCTCCTTAATTGGACCAGAATCCTTCAAATTATTACAAGTAGTTGTTTCGTGTAGGATACAGAAGTATGGTTTGAGCAAATATGTCAAGTATAAGCTTTGGCTTAGAAACATATCAGGCAGTTATTTGTTGCATTTAGTTGGCAACCTCAACTGGCTCAGACCCCTTGTCAATCGAAGCTTTCACTGCATCCAACACCACCTGGGTCTTCCGGGTGATAGCCGGCCACTTCCCTTCAGGTTTGCCGCCAGCGTCTCGGATGTTCTGCACAAGCCTCGAGAATTCTTGGACCATGAGGACCTCCTGTGGCAGGTCCGTCGTGACGACATGCTTGCTTGGCAGAGGATCCCATCCGATGTGGAGCTCGGCAAAGTTTGACTTTGAAGCCACACTGAACTCCGCAGACTTCTCTTCATATGGGATGGCGAAATCAGTGACATGGAGAGTGCCATTTGTGCCAACTAAGGTGATGTCCATGGTGAGATTGGCAAGGAAAGAGCAGTTGAAGGTGGCAGTCTTGCCATCTGCCCAGTACAATGTCGCACCACACGCAATAAGCACGCCAGATCGGTTCTTGACAGGATCACGCAATGAGATCACAGTTTTAGGCAGCTCATAGTCAACAGCCCACAGGATTGCACGGATGCAGTACCACCCAACATCGCCAAGTACACCCAGGGCATCAAGGTCTGGCTTTACCCTGATGTCATTCTGGAGGAAATCTTCATTTGCTCGAAAGCTGAACATGCTATTTATCTGCAGCAAAAGAACAAAATCCAATGATCTTTTTAACCTATAGAATTCTGCATAATAGTTAATAAGTGGAAGCAAACAGTTACAATATTCTACCATGAAAAACATCACTCTATAGTAGTGAATACATAAAGGCTGCGAAGCACATGTTAACCTATAACATTTCATACGTATATCTAAGTCGCTTCTAATGGTTTGAAATTTTTTCCATGAGCATAAAATAATCACATTGTCACATTGATCCAAGATGCTTTTTGGAAATATATATTACAAAACCACAGGCATTCATATTACAGTGCTTTCGAAAACCGAGCATAGCTCGGGTGGCTTGGTGGAGGGTTGCTCGCCCAGCCCGCCTAGGTTCGATCCCTGGGGTCGCAACCTAGGCGTTTCATTTCCGCGAAAGGGGTCTCCCCTTCCGTATTCCTTTCAAAAAAACTACTCATCTGCCAAACATTCAACCTCAACTCATCTTCATAGTTCCAGCTGTGTCAAATTTGTCATAGACATCTCAACTCAAAACTGCAGAATATTATCAAAACTAAACCCCCACATTGACATAAATTTATGTTTATTTATATCTATTTGTTGCTTTATCTTACAGGGGTAAACATCTGTTGGAAGGAGGTTTAACGGTCACAATTTGAATAAGAACGGCACTAGATGAAGGCAAACTAGCCCTCTCTTCCCAAGTGGCTCTTATATGTTTCACCTTTTTAATAGGAGTTGAAGAAATCCTAAAAGCACTTGAATGCACTTGTGCTTCAAAATTTGTGCACCTCTCAATGGTCAAGCATAGAAGCACCTCccccctccaagttccgccacTGTATAAAGCTCTCCAAAGGCCCTAACAATTGATAAGATCAATCTAAAGGATAACTAACCAAGTCCCCATGCAGTGCCAAGTATCTCAATTAATATTATCCAGGTTCTAAAGACAAAAAACAGATGATTTTCCCAAACATATCTAGTTTATTTGCAGTATATCTATGTCCTCAAGAAACCATACGAAATCCATCAtgcaaaatatttatatttaaatctGAAAATTGAAACATTTGCATCACATCAACAATCTACAGAAAATCGCACCACAAGTCACCTGCACATACATATGCATAGGGACGATGATCCCATCCTCTACATAAGATCCCAAGGTGAAACCACATCATCACCAGGACCAACTCAATATTATATACTAGTAAAGAAACGCTCAGCCAAAACATACCAAACAACCAAACAGATATAGTCCTAATAACAAAGCCTTCCTAGTCCTTGTGTGAGCCAACTGCTGCGTTGCTACTGTTGAGAAATGAGTGTCACTATGCTCAGGTACTTCTCAGTGTAAGTGAGGACCCCTAAAGGTAATGCATGTGACTATAAGAGTAGTGAAATACGCGAGTATAAACGGTTAAGCCTTCAGAATGAATGTCACTATTCTCAGGTACTTCTCAGTCGTAATAATGCCAAAGGGCAAAACCAGATTCACAATGCCACACTTGCAGCAGGTCTTATAATGTCAAATCCTGATTGTATCAATACACTCAGACTTTCAGAAAGGATTCAACCGATAACAATTTTGGACTGAGAGTAGAGGAATATAAAGGTAATAGTGGTAAAACAATATTGGCACTTCATAGTTGGGAAGATGCCCGTAATATATTATTAAACCATCCAAAGAAGCTAAGAAATTTAAACCACATTATAATTGTTTGAGTAGCAAGATTGATTTAGCACAAAGATTGGGAAAGTTACGACTCAGGTACAAAAGAGCACATGGATGGGGATCAAAACGAGTGCGGGAAAAGATATGTATATCGTGATTGATATCAAGAAAAAAAGCCACAGATTCTCCAGATGGATGTGATTGAACAAGCCAGAATTTGTTCAAGATATGCATCCTCAAGATACAGATTGGCAGACAATTTTGCCTGACTGCATTTACTTTTGAAATGATACATGACAATGATAGGGAATGGAAACAGGCAGAGAACTAGATAGAAATTTTACTGACCGCTTAACCTTCATTAAAGGTTTAGATTAGAAAAAATCAAGCTGAAATTCAGTATTTACTGCACTACTCTTCAAGTATCCAAGGAGTTTGGAGCTGCTTAAAAACTTCAGATGTGATATTTTGGTGTGACTGACAATTAGCGCCACATTACTGATTAAGAGTGTTGGTCTAGCATAACATTAAAGGGCAAAAAATATTAGCTATGTTAATGGGGGCATATGAAAATCTCCTTAGAGATACATTGGCTAGTGGGATGGTTGTCACCTAGCCAACCAAGGTTCGATTATCACCTTCTAGGGTGGGTGCCTCTCCCCCTACCCGAGTTTTTTTAATAGGGGCATATCCGGTGAAAATGGGCTAAGTGTTCAGCTATTCTCTGGCACCATATTTATATGGTTGTTCACGCAACATGCTGGCCTTCCACTAAGGCACTAACACCAATAACGAAGTCCTTCACTGTGTAGTCAAATGATTTGTTCACGTACCAATCAGAATGACTTGACCATAAGTATAGTTGAGTATTTTGGACATAGCACTCATAAGACACATTATGAGGTCAGATAACCAGAAAAGACAAAGGAAGAATGGTGAACCACAAAGCTTTAGTTGGCTATTCACATATATAAAGGTCCATTCTTGGTTAGAGCTCGACAAGGATAATGACCTTCAAGAAGTTTTGGAGGAAAGAGCAGAACAAACCAACACTACATTTCAAGCAATATGATAGTTCCATTGCCAGCCAAAAgaaaatcaatatttttttttcagaatttaaaGAAATACTGATATTGCTATCCGATAAGTTTGGCGAGTAAGAAATGGAAATACAGGAACCGTGACTTAGTTAATGATGATAAGTGTACAAGGGCCTTCACCCTTGAAGGTGTTTTGGAGAACAGAGCAGATAAAACAAACTCTAAATTTCAAAGGACTGAAAGGAGATAATAGTTTCAAATTGGTAGCAACAAAAGGTCACCATTCCTTCGCCGTGCCAACATGGCAAGGAGATATGGAAAGGTACCTGGTATATATTGTTTAGTAGCTCTGTCATCATTTTTATGTCCTGTCCTTGAGCACCATACCAATTAAATATGGTTTTATGGTTGGTTTCTTCAGACCCTTTTAAACATTTATCTGGTTTATGATTATTGTAGTGTTGATCATTGTACAGTTCAAACAGTTGCTCCTGCAGTGAACAGTGAATAACCATTTGATATCAGGTTGCATGGTCCATTTTTCTGTACGAACAACATTTTTCAGGGAGCGGTAATAACATTGTTTAGTAACAGAGAAAGAGGAGTATTTTCTCAATAACCTTCTGTCCACCACTCCATAGCCTGACACAAACTTGAAATTAAATTCCTTTCTCTTCTACTACTAAGTTGCACAGATGACTCGGCAGATTTAAAAGGCAAAAACACATCTCAGGCCACAAGATTGCAACCATGGCCCCGCTTCTCAAAGTTCCTAGTTTTCTATTCCAGGTAGCAACAAGCCCTCGCCAGATACGAGGACAAACTGCAATAAGATACACTTTACTAGGGAATCTTATCACACTTGACAAATTAAGGCTACAGGACTGTTGATAACAAGCATTGTCAGTCTAGATGGCATTCACAGTAGGGAACAATCAATCCCCCCCCCCTAGAAATCCATTTCTTTGTATTTCATATGGATAATTGAGGTTGGACATTTCCAATTTCCACCGGAATCTAGTAGTTGATAAAGGTTTCAAAGAACTCACCACTTTGATGTCGCCGATGGCGTCCTTGTCGTCGACGACCTCCCTCATCTTGGCGGTGCGCGGGTGGTGCATCCACATGGTGGAGTCCATGAACTGGACCCCCGCGGCGTCGCAGGCGGCGAGGATGGCGTCAAGGTCTGCGGCGCAGAGCGCGGTGGGCTTCTCGAGGAGCACGTGCTTGccccgcgcggcggcggcggtggcccagCGCACGTGGAGGCTGGTGGGGAGCGGGACGTAGACGGCGTCGACGTCCGGGTCGTCGAGGAGCGCCTCGTAGGATCCGTGGAGGCGGAGGCCAGCGGCGGGGAGGCCGTTGTCGGCGGCGAATAGGCGGGCCTTGTCCTCGGAGCGgctggcgacggcggcgacggcggcgccgggcgCCAGCAGCATGGCGCGCGACACCTTGCGCGCGATGGTGGCGCAGCCCAGGATACCGAAGCGCACCGGGAACGGCGGCTGgtccggcgcggcggcggaggtcgaCATGGGCGGTGGCGAGCGGGCGACGGCGTGGGCTCTCCCGGTGTGTGGTAAGGAGAGGCGACTGCGTCCTACTCTAGCGTTGGCTTTTGTTGTGTTTGGACTCGTCCGCTGTGAGCATCGCTACTCGCCAGATCCTTCTAAAAAGGGCCAAGCTTCCATTTCTCACGCTAGATCCTTCTAAAGCTCGTTCAAACCAAGGATTATCTCCGCCACAGGGCCTTTTAAATTCCCATGTAATGGCTTGTTTGgtaattaaattttattttttagaagaGTACTAACATGAGGTTAATCCTCATGGAAAGTTTACTTTGTGCAAAGTTTTCTTCAAATTcctgtcttttttcttttaatttctcTGTGTTCTGCAGTCCACTATTTTTACACTTGCATTCGTACAGAAATCGGTTCTTTCCCATATTCATGTGTTTTATCATCATTCGTACATTCTAAATAGGCCTTGAATAGTGCTACTTTCTGGATACTGCCATATGCTCTTCACTAGAGGTGGACTTGGGTCAGGCCGTGCTCGTCGTGTCGCGGGCCGCGTAGGGGCTGTGCTCGCTAGACACGATCAGTATACCATGCCCTTCGGCCTTCTTCGACAAGACCGAAgcatagtttttttaattttatattttctaatattaacatttaaataaatagatctctgataaaaaaaaattacaataataGACGGCTACCGCTCTCTCATAGAGCAGTTAGATCCTTACCGGATTTTCAAAAGGCGGTAAGTAGTCTGACCCATGCAGGGCTAACAGCCCTCTAATGGGTGGTGTACACAAGGTGTGTCAACGTTATTTCGTAGAAATCACtgtttataataatattttatttctcttatcTTCTTTATACAAAACTATGGTCTTCTGttgcttcaaaaattctaaattttttttacatattttataattcatgtgcaacccattttaattagattcatctaaaaatcatgtgcagaatttaaactaaaattctccaaaaaagactatttttattatttttaacaatttttaggacctcaaataaattttaaaaaatctaggaaaattcaaaaatattcatattatgtgatggactcatttctaaaattattttcaacccttggatatatggtgaaaagtgagttactttgtaatggtctatttatatctattttttatcatttcatgtgaatagaATTACAACGGaaatcactttttcaccatatagcctaatgctagaaataattttgaaaattaataaatcacataagatgaatattagtgaattttttcagatttttgaaaatttatttgaggccctaacaattgttaaaagttataaaagtagtcttttttagagaattttagtttaaattatacacataatttttagatgaattcaattaaaatgggttgaacatgaattatgaaacacgtacaaaaagttttaggaatTTTGAAGCAACATAAGACCATCTTTTTGTATAAAGAAGATGTGAGGgataaaatattaatatgaaCATTGATTTCTACAAAATACTGTTCACACACGAGGTGGAGGGCTGTACGGAGTGTCAGACTACTTACCGCTCTCTGAAAAGGCACTAAGTGCCTAACCACTCTATGAGAGGGTAGTAGACGTttatttctataattttttctatcagaaatctatttatttaaatattaatgttagaaaatatatataaaaaaaaactcaccgAAGCATGCCATGCGGCACGCCAGGCTGTCGTCTGGCCATGTCGGTCCAGGCACAGTTAGCTGATGTCATCTTGTATCACTGTCTTTGTAAGACTCTGGTTCTTAGGAGCAAATCATATCTAGAtccttcaatcacctttcctactaggtttttctacgagatttacccctcCAAGTATTAGTAGTCTTGTACTAAACGCCAAGTTCCCTTTTTAAGCATTTGTTGGTCTCTACACGTTCAAATAGAGGGCcacatagtcacttgactgcttgttgatgcccaactcagtccagtgaaggagaagtcaagtcttgcccattcaGAACGCATGGTTGCATAGGGGTTGATTAAGCATAACGGCGaattgactcggtccttaagcgatTAGGATAgatatcttctggcaatgaataccacagatgtaactcaagcccctacGAGCATCCTCGTCCAAAGTACTACTTTatctgcccccgccaaaacaattttcacctatttttatacatcaccctccacatcccacatgacatcaagaatttcacaaccatcaaggattcatggtttatgatttatcattgataacagtaaattttATCTCCGaagagaggtgttttaaaaatgacgtctccgaagagatgtattcaatcctaagcatgctagatatcaacgAGTCTTTTgctgttaatatagataacaacaggtaatcttagggtgatatgtagtttggatgataacatttatagtATGACAAGtattaataggattaactactacataCAGTTTTTAGAAAAACAcgatacatagcacatgcgataataagtcaaattttagttgatcatgtagattatctgaaaacataggttcaatattgTAAGACCCCAATCCCAGGATCTCCGGTGCCTCTTGTATCAGTCACTGGATTAAGTAGTTGATATACACAGtgtaacagttgtagtatcactaTC is a genomic window of Phragmites australis chromosome 24, lpPhrAust1.1, whole genome shotgun sequence containing:
- the LOC133907719 gene encoding uncharacterized oxidoreductase At4g09670-like, whose protein sequence is MSTSAAAPDQPPFPVRFGILGCATIARKVSRAMLLAPGAAVAAVASRSEDKARLFAADNGLPAAGLRLHGSYEALLDDPDVDAVYVPLPTSLHVRWATAAAARGKHVLLEKPTALCAADLDAILAACDAAGVQFMDSTMWMHHPRTAKMREVVDDKDAIGDIKVINSMFSFRANEDFLQNDIRVKPDLDALGVLGDVGWYCIRAILWAVDYELPKTVISLRDPVKNRSGVLIACGATLYWADGKTATFNCSFLANLTMDITLVGTNGTLHVTDFAIPYEEKSAEFSVASKSNFAELHIGWDPLPSKHVVTTDLPQEVLMVQEFSRLVQNIRDAGGKPEGKWPAITRKTQVVLDAVKASIDKGSEPVEVAN